One Haloarcula sp. CBA1127 genomic window carries:
- a CDS encoding zinc-dependent alcohol dehydrogenase family protein, whose amino-acid sequence MRAAIYRGPGEITVEEVPRPEIESPTDAIVRVTHTAVCGSDLWFYRGQSDREEGSRVGHEPMGIVEEVGDDVRSVEPGDRVFAPFVVSCGRCEFCRKGLHTSCVNGDSWGGDNGGGQGEYVRATEADGTLVRVPDRHADDEDTLEAILPLTDVMGTGHHAAVSAGVGEGDTCIVVGDGAVGLCGVLAARRLGAERIIAMGHHEDRLELAESFGATETVAARGQDAVDAADDLTNGGANHVLECVGAASAMETAIDVCRPGGTVGYVGVPHGVDDSGLDVFSLFGDNIALNGGVAPVRAYADELLADVLQGTLDPSPIFTKTVDLDGVPEGYQAMDEREAIKVLVKL is encoded by the coding sequence ATGCGCGCAGCCATCTACCGTGGTCCCGGTGAGATTACCGTCGAAGAGGTCCCAAGACCGGAGATCGAATCGCCTACCGACGCGATTGTCCGCGTGACCCACACCGCTGTCTGTGGCTCCGACCTGTGGTTCTATCGCGGTCAGAGCGACCGCGAAGAGGGGTCCCGCGTCGGCCATGAACCGATGGGTATCGTCGAGGAAGTCGGCGACGACGTGCGCTCAGTCGAACCCGGCGACCGAGTGTTCGCCCCGTTCGTCGTCAGCTGTGGCCGGTGTGAGTTCTGCCGGAAAGGACTGCACACGTCCTGTGTCAACGGCGACTCATGGGGCGGCGACAACGGCGGCGGCCAGGGCGAGTACGTCCGGGCGACGGAAGCCGACGGGACGCTCGTCCGCGTCCCAGACCGCCACGCCGACGACGAGGACACGCTGGAAGCGATTCTGCCGCTGACAGACGTGATGGGAACCGGTCACCACGCGGCGGTGAGCGCCGGCGTCGGTGAAGGCGACACCTGTATCGTCGTCGGCGACGGCGCAGTCGGACTGTGTGGCGTTCTCGCGGCCCGACGCCTCGGTGCGGAACGCATTATCGCGATGGGACATCACGAGGACCGTCTCGAACTCGCGGAGTCGTTCGGTGCGACAGAGACCGTCGCCGCCCGTGGTCAAGACGCCGTGGACGCCGCGGACGACCTGACTAACGGCGGTGCAAATCACGTCCTCGAATGTGTCGGTGCGGCCTCGGCAATGGAAACCGCCATCGACGTCTGTCGTCCCGGCGGGACCGTCGGCTACGTCGGCGTCCCGCACGGCGTCGACGACTCCGGACTGGACGTGTTCTCGCTGTTCGGCGACAACATCGCGCTCAACGGCGGCGTCGCACCGGTTCGTGCCTACGCCGACGAACTCCTGGCCGATGTGCTGCAGGGCACGCTCGACCCGTCACCGATATTCACGAAAACCGTCGATCTCGACGGCGTTCCAGAAGGGTATCAGGCGATGGACGAGCGCGAGGCGATCAAAGTCCTCGTCAAACTATAG
- a CDS encoding iron ABC transporter permease, whose product MASETRSATDAWSRARSWLDTLDGSLFGLCVASVVVAFGAGLLQVSFGAYSMTILQAWQAVFDPKVWFSVQAWQSFFFGAELPELPKRTLIVWNIRMPRVIVAVLAGMCLAVSGAIFQAVTRNELASPFILGVSSGAGLTVLLTLVLFSSLAPFLPLFAAVGGSIAFLLVYMIAWKGGTSPVRLVLAGVIVNMVFTSLQRGLFFFADDLGVVQSALAWITGSLTGVGWEEFRIAVIPTLAATLLALAGARQLNLLLLGEETASSLGMSVERVRFMLSAVAILAASTAISVAGIIGFFGLVVPHIVRLIVGSDYRRLLIGCVFVGPALMVVADVGARLALNPAQVPVGVVTGVVGGPYFLYLMRRQEQMGEI is encoded by the coding sequence ATGGCCAGCGAGACACGGAGCGCCACCGATGCATGGTCGCGAGCCAGATCCTGGCTCGACACTCTCGACGGGTCCCTGTTCGGGCTGTGTGTCGCGAGCGTTGTCGTCGCCTTCGGAGCTGGTCTCCTGCAGGTGAGTTTCGGAGCGTACTCCATGACGATCCTCCAGGCGTGGCAGGCCGTGTTCGACCCGAAGGTGTGGTTCAGTGTGCAGGCCTGGCAGTCGTTTTTCTTCGGGGCCGAGCTTCCCGAACTGCCGAAACGGACGCTCATCGTCTGGAACATCCGGATGCCGCGGGTAATCGTCGCCGTGCTTGCGGGGATGTGTCTCGCCGTCTCTGGGGCGATATTTCAGGCCGTGACGCGAAACGAACTGGCAAGCCCGTTCATACTGGGTGTAAGTTCCGGGGCAGGGCTCACCGTACTGCTAACCCTCGTTCTGTTCAGCAGTCTCGCCCCGTTCCTCCCGCTGTTTGCCGCGGTCGGTGGCTCCATCGCCTTCTTACTCGTGTACATGATCGCGTGGAAGGGCGGAACGAGTCCGGTCAGACTGGTCCTTGCCGGTGTCATCGTCAACATGGTGTTTACGTCCCTTCAGCGGGGACTGTTCTTCTTTGCCGACGATCTGGGTGTTGTCCAGTCAGCACTGGCCTGGATTACCGGTTCGCTCACTGGCGTCGGCTGGGAGGAGTTCCGCATCGCTGTCATCCCGACGCTGGCCGCGACGCTACTCGCGCTGGCCGGCGCACGACAACTGAACCTCCTCCTGCTCGGCGAGGAGACCGCGAGTTCGCTCGGGATGAGTGTCGAGCGGGTCCGGTTCATGCTGTCCGCGGTCGCCATTCTGGCGGCCAGTACGGCGATCTCCGTTGCGGGGATTATCGGGTTCTTCGGCCTCGTGGTTCCACACATCGTCCGACTCATCGTTGGGAGCGACTACCGCCGGCTCCTCATCGGCTGCGTGTTCGTCGGGCCGGCGCTGATGGTTGTCGCGGACGTTGGCGCACGGCTGGCCCTGAATCCCGCACAGGTTCCGGTCGGTGTCGTCACTGGCGTTGTCGGCGGCCCGTACTTCCTCTACCTGATGCGGCGACAGGAACAGATGGGTGAGATCTAA
- a CDS encoding ABC transporter substrate-binding protein produces MADDTTDTETPTRREYVKYGGTVLSAGLLAGCTSDAEQGVGTTRTESEAETDTPTGSGSYSVSMSPMGEVTFKSPPETVFTRLTHHADMAFALGHGDTVTAMHAPEYYSGLWNQFVERLPGVSLDWTGLYSSWKPSKEKLYELDSDIHLADPAWIAKQDSWGREDFAEIATNVSPWFGNSLSDRHAEPPSGWADYEYYTLWEQFELVAEAFQEQARYEALAAIHDEMRSTIDTNLPPESERPSAVMLAAADLDEIYAYTLDNPGFLTAHTRPFGARDAFEGSVETNSVVDFETLLAADPDVILHLGGFEPSTSLPERREAFKSDPVGSEITAVQNDRIYPQGARYQGPILHLFQLEMTAKQLYPDQFGEWPTYTEGPYPEIPPEEQLFDRQRVADIVQGDI; encoded by the coding sequence ATGGCTGACGACACCACAGACACCGAGACACCGACGCGAAGAGAGTACGTGAAGTACGGAGGAACGGTTCTCAGCGCCGGGCTGCTTGCGGGATGCACCAGTGACGCCGAGCAGGGAGTCGGGACGACACGGACGGAGTCCGAAGCGGAGACGGACACACCCACTGGGAGCGGTTCGTACTCCGTGTCGATGTCGCCGATGGGAGAAGTGACGTTCAAATCACCGCCGGAGACCGTCTTCACCCGGCTTACACACCACGCCGACATGGCGTTCGCGCTGGGGCATGGAGATACCGTCACGGCCATGCACGCTCCAGAGTACTACAGTGGGCTCTGGAACCAGTTCGTCGAACGGCTGCCGGGGGTGTCGCTGGACTGGACCGGGCTGTACTCCTCGTGGAAACCGAGCAAGGAGAAACTGTACGAACTGGACAGCGATATCCACCTGGCAGACCCGGCCTGGATCGCTAAACAGGACAGCTGGGGTCGGGAGGACTTCGCGGAGATCGCTACCAACGTCTCGCCCTGGTTTGGCAACTCACTGAGTGACCGACACGCCGAACCGCCGTCCGGATGGGCAGACTACGAGTACTACACCCTCTGGGAGCAGTTCGAACTTGTGGCCGAGGCGTTTCAGGAACAGGCCCGCTACGAGGCGCTCGCGGCCATCCACGACGAAATGCGCTCGACCATCGACACGAACTTGCCACCTGAGTCGGAGCGCCCGTCGGCAGTGATGCTCGCCGCGGCTGACCTTGACGAGATATACGCGTACACGCTTGACAACCCCGGGTTCCTGACCGCACACACTCGCCCATTCGGTGCACGGGACGCCTTCGAGGGCTCGGTGGAGACGAACTCAGTGGTCGACTTCGAGACGCTACTTGCGGCTGACCCCGACGTAATCCTGCACCTCGGTGGATTCGAACCGAGTACGAGCCTTCCGGAGCGACGGGAGGCGTTCAAATCTGACCCGGTTGGATCGGAAATCACGGCCGTACAGAACGACCGGATCTATCCGCAGGGAGCGAGGTATCAGGGTCCGATACTGCATCTCTTCCAGTTGGAGATGACCGCAAAGCAACTGTATCCCGACCAGTTCGGCGAGTGGCCGACCTACACTGAGGGGCCGTATCCTGAGATTCCGCCCGAGGAGCAACTGTTCGACCGCCAGCGGGTCGCGGACATCGTGCAGGGTGATATCTGA
- a CDS encoding FAD-dependent oxidoreductase, protein MVAVGNRTGTTFDCDVIIVGGGPAGCAAGVFTARADLDTAIYDRGRSSLKRCAYLENYLGFPDGIDIETLYDRIHDHAETAGCTVVSELVESLDRTDDGEGFVVETQDGETATTRRVIAATRYDGEYMRGLDDDAAMFETYEHDGEERETFDREYADHDGTTPVPGLYVVSPSEAADMQAIIVAGRGARVARRVITDARIDDGWWEAVADGVDWVRREAELDGEWTERATWVEHFDDRYAEDAPVEPDSDRFQRVREAAIGERRSSYLTSDEIADRTETGQEALASYLDPAAVVSGLDQTAVLDTMDDETIRDYLGASDGRAEVSE, encoded by the coding sequence ATGGTGGCAGTGGGGAACCGAACGGGGACGACGTTCGACTGTGACGTCATCATCGTTGGGGGTGGTCCGGCCGGTTGTGCGGCAGGTGTGTTCACGGCCAGAGCGGACCTCGATACGGCTATCTACGACCGCGGCCGCTCGTCCCTCAAGCGCTGTGCCTACCTCGAAAACTACCTCGGCTTCCCGGACGGAATCGACATAGAGACGCTGTACGACCGTATTCACGACCACGCCGAAACCGCCGGTTGTACCGTCGTCTCCGAACTGGTCGAATCGCTTGATAGAACCGATGATGGAGAGGGGTTTGTCGTCGAGACGCAGGACGGGGAGACAGCCACAACTCGTCGTGTCATCGCTGCGACCCGCTACGACGGCGAGTATATGCGGGGCCTGGACGACGACGCGGCGATGTTTGAGACATACGAACACGACGGCGAAGAACGCGAAACCTTCGACCGCGAGTACGCCGACCACGACGGCACGACACCGGTTCCGGGTCTCTACGTTGTGTCACCGTCCGAGGCGGCGGATATGCAGGCGATTATTGTGGCCGGCCGGGGTGCGCGGGTCGCACGTCGGGTAATCACGGATGCGAGAATCGACGACGGCTGGTGGGAAGCTGTCGCTGACGGCGTGGACTGGGTCCGCCGTGAGGCCGAGCTAGACGGCGAATGGACTGAACGGGCAACTTGGGTCGAACACTTCGACGACCGGTACGCCGAGGATGCTCCGGTCGAGCCTGATTCGGATCGGTTCCAGCGGGTCCGTGAGGCGGCCATCGGTGAACGGCGGTCGTCGTATCTCACCTCCGACGAGATAGCTGACCGGACAGAAACAGGTCAGGAAGCACTGGCGAGCTATCTTGACCCCGCGGCGGTTGTTTCGGGGCTCGACCAGACCGCCGTTCTCGACACGATGGACGACGAAACGATTCGGGACTACCTCGGTGCAAGCGACGGGCGCGCGGAGGTGAGCGAGTAA
- a CDS encoding ABC transporter ATP-binding protein, whose translation MSQNNTNSDGIATTNNTAAGTQSGRQDRPLVGDDVVLSYSGTDEPVIDGESITAEPGAVTALVGPNGSGKSTLLKGLANQLEPDAGSVLLDGQDIQTLETKAIARKLGLLSQESTSPNSITVEELVYHGRYPHRGFFDSVTEEDEVAVERAIDLAGCGHIREREVGSLSGGQKQLAWIAMVLAQETDVLLLDEPTTFLDLHHQLEVMEIIETLRDESDITIVVVLHDLEQAARLADQMVALKNGEIQARGRPEDVVTEQLLAAVFEIEAEVSATPHGPRVNPIRARHDGDEHTGGDDTAEPDRAEEVVAE comes from the coding sequence ATGTCACAGAACAACACTAACTCGGATGGTATCGCTACGACCAACAACACTGCTGCTGGGACTCAGTCCGGTCGCCAGGACCGGCCGCTGGTCGGCGACGATGTGGTGCTTTCGTACTCGGGGACGGATGAACCGGTTATCGACGGTGAATCGATCACCGCCGAACCCGGGGCCGTGACTGCACTCGTCGGCCCGAACGGGTCGGGCAAGAGCACGCTGCTGAAAGGTCTCGCCAATCAGCTCGAACCGGACGCAGGATCGGTACTGCTGGACGGGCAAGACATCCAGACCCTAGAGACCAAAGCGATCGCTCGGAAGCTCGGCCTGCTCTCTCAGGAGAGTACGTCACCGAACAGTATCACGGTCGAGGAGCTGGTGTATCACGGCCGCTACCCACACCGTGGGTTCTTCGACAGTGTCACCGAAGAAGATGAGGTCGCCGTTGAGCGGGCGATTGATTTGGCCGGCTGTGGACACATCCGTGAGCGCGAAGTCGGTAGCCTCAGTGGCGGTCAGAAACAGCTCGCCTGGATCGCGATGGTTCTCGCACAGGAGACCGACGTGCTGTTGCTTGACGAACCGACAACGTTCCTTGACCTGCATCATCAGCTTGAGGTCATGGAGATAATCGAAACGCTCCGCGATGAGAGCGATATCACCATCGTGGTCGTCCTCCACGACCTCGAGCAGGCTGCTCGCCTTGCTGACCAGATGGTCGCACTCAAAAACGGCGAGATACAGGCTCGGGGGCGACCCGAAGATGTGGTCACGGAGCAACTACTCGCGGCTGTTTTCGAAATCGAGGCAGAGGTCTCTGCCACGCCACACGGACCTCGCGTGAATCCGATCCGGGCCCGCCACGATGGTGACGAACACACTGGTGGTGACGATACTGCCGAGCCGGACCGCGCCGAGGAAGTCGTTGCCGAATAG
- a CDS encoding PIN domain-containing protein, with translation MFLDTSAIIAYQHGDEHVVEYLDDGRPWYTSTICAFEYINGRLGSGETDVLAVRQEFSDVQTLDLNEPIAVEAARLQDELLTDGERLATADMLIAATARSTGDELVVADSDFETDILQTVMEVTNLRN, from the coding sequence CTGTTTCTCGACACTTCCGCGATTATCGCCTATCAGCATGGGGACGAGCACGTCGTCGAATATCTCGATGATGGGCGGCCGTGGTATACGTCGACAATCTGTGCATTCGAGTATATTAACGGCCGCCTCGGGAGTGGTGAGACCGACGTATTAGCCGTCAGACAGGAGTTCTCGGACGTGCAGACGCTCGATTTAAACGAACCTATCGCAGTTGAGGCCGCTCGTCTCCAAGATGAACTTCTGACAGATGGAGAGCGACTGGCAACAGCCGATATGCTCATCGCAGCCACCGCTCGCTCAACAGGTGACGAACTTGTTGTCGCGGATAGCGACTTTGAGACTGACATTCTTCAGACTGTGATGGAAGTCACGAACCTCCGCAACTGA